The following coding sequences are from one Triticum aestivum cultivar Chinese Spring chromosome 5A, IWGSC CS RefSeq v2.1, whole genome shotgun sequence window:
- the LOC123105397 gene encoding putative B3 domain-containing protein Os03g0621600 isoform X3 yields the protein MTNSPRAVCNSIIFIKGCSCKGAAKRMGISFGSCKLPDEQYYKHLDDEKKYFLVLMLGDFQDSMIIPEEVVRRLKGEIPGEIKLETRNGYGHTIVVAKNQEKLVLTVGWRQFIENYDLQIGDSLMFRYKGNSQFNVMTFDKLGREKALSVVLDPFLHRVQDKRNEAHEIGSSKKMDVPSERCKSRTEYHYANLDDEKKYFLVHMMGDFQQEMIIPEVFVQRFKGEFPREMILETQNCHSYVIGVAKNNGNLVLTVGWGKFVGTFGLEMGDTIVFRYIGNSRFNVIIFDELGCEKAIQTQPFSIGKEMPMESPRLQMETDKSCQDKNTVISTSSCESSGDCFSSEEEYGVREDEEEYGVREVPGSNFTVRKKKVRLSSIQKEQLKDGYITVNKTKLTPAQKEVVKHKVHSIDSEIPIFAAVMRKSNLNSRFNLTFPRHYAKKYLREEPSMCLRRRERKWGVRFGENNGGNKLRIGWKQFVEGNKLKMGDICLFKLLTDERGTMTVFIIRAKFVNYWARLSDADREAAFQRGALAHQADGARAPVSRLLHIAKTEAMEDDVVAPECLIAEAKIWRGVG from the exons ATGACAAATTCCCCTCGGGCCGTTTGTAACTCTATTATCTTCATCAAAGGGTGTTCTTGTAAAG GGGCGGCTAAAAGGATGGGCATATCTTTTGGAAGCTGCAAGCTGCCGGATGAGCAATACTACAAGCATTTGGATGATGAAAAGAAGTATTTCTTGGTGCTTATGTTGGGTGATTTCCAAGATTCGATG ATAATCCCGGAAGAAGTTGTGCGGCGCTTGAAAGGTGAGATCCCAGGAGAGATCAAGCTAGAAACCCGAAATGGTTACGGTCACACTATTGTGGTTGCCAAGAACCAAGAAAAGCTTGTTCTTACAGTGGGTTGGCGGCAATTCATCGAAAACTATGATCTACAGATTGGTGATTccttaatgttcagatacaaaggGAACTCTCAGTTTAATGTCATGACCTTTGATAAGCTTGGTCGTGAAAAAGCATTATCAGTTGTTCTGGATCCTTTTTTGCATCGGGTCCAAGACAAGCGCAACGAGGCACATGAAATCGG GTCTTCTAAAAAGATGGATGTGCCTTCGGAAAGATGCAAGAGCCGGACTGAATATCACTACGCAAACTTGGATGATGAGAAGAAATATTTCTTGGTGCATATGATGGGCGATTTTCAACAGGAGATG ATCATCCCAGAAGTATTTGTTCAGCGCTTCAAGGGCGAATTCCCAAGAGAGATGATACTTGAAACACAAAATTGCCACAGTTACGTAATTGGAGTTGCCAAGAACAATGGAAATCTTGTCCTTACAGTGGGATGGGGGAAATTTGTTGGGACCTTTGGTCTAGAGATGGGTGACACCATAGTATTTAGATACATTGGGAACTCTCGATTTAATGTCATAATCTTTGATGAACTTGGCTGTGAGAAG GCCATACAAACGCAGCCATTTAGCATAGGGAAAGAGATGCCAATGGAGTCACCACGCCTCCAAATGGAAACGGACAAGTCATGTCAAGACAAGAACACCGTGATAAGTACTTCCTCCTGCGAGTCATCAG GAGATTGTttctcctctgaagaagaatatggagtacgtgaagatgaagaagaatatggagtacgtgaagtgcctgGTTCCAATTTCACCGTCAGGAAGAAGAAGGTCAGGCTATCTTCAattcagaaggagcagttgaaggatggttacattaccgtGAACAAGACCAAACTAACTCCAGCTCAGAAGGAAGTTGTGAAGCATAAGGTCCATTCCATAGACTCAGAGATCCCCATCTTTGCTGCTGTGATGCGCAAGTCTAACCTCAATTCAAGATTCaatctg ACTTTTCCCAGACACTATGCTAAGAAATATCTCAGAGAGGAGCCAAGCATGTGTCTTCGGCGGCGGGAAAGGAAGTGGGGGGTGCGGTTCGGTGAAAACAATGGTGGTAATAAGCTCAGGATCGGATGGAAGCAGTTTGTAGAAGGCAACAAGCTGAAGATGGGCGATATCTGCCTCTTTAAACTGTTGACCGATGAGAGGGGAACCATGACGGTCTTTATCATCCGCGCGAAATTTGTCAATTACTGGGCACGTCTCAGTGATGCTGACCGTGAAGCAGCGTTCCAGAGAGGGGCTCTTGCTCATCAGGCTGATGGGGCGCGTGCTCCTGTCTCAAGGTTGCTTCACATCGCTAAAACTGAAGCTATGGAGGATGATGTTGTTGCCCCTGAGTGCCTGATCGCTGAAGCAAAAATCTGGCGTGGTGTGGGTTAA
- the LOC123105397 gene encoding putative B3 domain-containing protein Os03g0621600 isoform X1 yields the protein MTNSPRAVCNSIIFIKGCSCKGAAKRMGISFGSCKLPDEQYYKHLDDEKKYFLVLMLGDFQDSMIIPEEVVRRLKGEIPGEIKLETRNGYGHTIVVAKNQEKLVLTVGWRQFIENYDLQIGDSLMFRYKGNSQFNVMTFDKLGREKALSVVLDPFLHRVQDKRNEAHEIGSSKKMDVPSERCKSRTEYHYANLDDEKKYFLVHMMGDFQQEMIIPEVFVQRFKGEFPREMILETQNCHSYVIGVAKNNGNLVLTVGWGKFVGTFGLEMGDTIVFRYIGNSRFNVIIFDELGCEKVSSVFVDPSPPPAQERRISATDTVKSSHFRPQAIQTQPFSIGKEMPMESPRLQMETDKSCQDKNTVISTSSCESSGDCFSSEEEYGVREDEEEYGVREVPGSNFTVRKKKVRLSSIQKEQLKDGYITVNKTKLTPAQKEVVKHKVHSIDSEIPIFAAVMRKSNLNSRFNLTFPRHYAKKYLREEPSMCLRRRERKWGVRFGENNGGNKLRIGWKQFVEGNKLKMGDICLFKLLTDERGTMTVFIIRAKFVNYWARLSDADREAAFQRGALAHQADGARAPVSRLLHIAKTEAMEDDVVAPECLIAEAKIWRGVG from the exons ATGACAAATTCCCCTCGGGCCGTTTGTAACTCTATTATCTTCATCAAAGGGTGTTCTTGTAAAG GGGCGGCTAAAAGGATGGGCATATCTTTTGGAAGCTGCAAGCTGCCGGATGAGCAATACTACAAGCATTTGGATGATGAAAAGAAGTATTTCTTGGTGCTTATGTTGGGTGATTTCCAAGATTCGATG ATAATCCCGGAAGAAGTTGTGCGGCGCTTGAAAGGTGAGATCCCAGGAGAGATCAAGCTAGAAACCCGAAATGGTTACGGTCACACTATTGTGGTTGCCAAGAACCAAGAAAAGCTTGTTCTTACAGTGGGTTGGCGGCAATTCATCGAAAACTATGATCTACAGATTGGTGATTccttaatgttcagatacaaaggGAACTCTCAGTTTAATGTCATGACCTTTGATAAGCTTGGTCGTGAAAAAGCATTATCAGTTGTTCTGGATCCTTTTTTGCATCGGGTCCAAGACAAGCGCAACGAGGCACATGAAATCGG GTCTTCTAAAAAGATGGATGTGCCTTCGGAAAGATGCAAGAGCCGGACTGAATATCACTACGCAAACTTGGATGATGAGAAGAAATATTTCTTGGTGCATATGATGGGCGATTTTCAACAGGAGATG ATCATCCCAGAAGTATTTGTTCAGCGCTTCAAGGGCGAATTCCCAAGAGAGATGATACTTGAAACACAAAATTGCCACAGTTACGTAATTGGAGTTGCCAAGAACAATGGAAATCTTGTCCTTACAGTGGGATGGGGGAAATTTGTTGGGACCTTTGGTCTAGAGATGGGTGACACCATAGTATTTAGATACATTGGGAACTCTCGATTTAATGTCATAATCTTTGATGAACTTGGCTGTGAGAAGGTATCATCAGTTTTTGTGGATCCTTCTCCACCTCCTGCGCAAGAAAGACGAATAAGTGCTACTGATACTGTGAAAAGTTCTCATTTTCGTCCTCAGGCCATACAAACGCAGCCATTTAGCATAGGGAAAGAGATGCCAATGGAGTCACCACGCCTCCAAATGGAAACGGACAAGTCATGTCAAGACAAGAACACCGTGATAAGTACTTCCTCCTGCGAGTCATCAG GAGATTGTttctcctctgaagaagaatatggagtacgtgaagatgaagaagaatatggagtacgtgaagtgcctgGTTCCAATTTCACCGTCAGGAAGAAGAAGGTCAGGCTATCTTCAattcagaaggagcagttgaaggatggttacattaccgtGAACAAGACCAAACTAACTCCAGCTCAGAAGGAAGTTGTGAAGCATAAGGTCCATTCCATAGACTCAGAGATCCCCATCTTTGCTGCTGTGATGCGCAAGTCTAACCTCAATTCAAGATTCaatctg ACTTTTCCCAGACACTATGCTAAGAAATATCTCAGAGAGGAGCCAAGCATGTGTCTTCGGCGGCGGGAAAGGAAGTGGGGGGTGCGGTTCGGTGAAAACAATGGTGGTAATAAGCTCAGGATCGGATGGAAGCAGTTTGTAGAAGGCAACAAGCTGAAGATGGGCGATATCTGCCTCTTTAAACTGTTGACCGATGAGAGGGGAACCATGACGGTCTTTATCATCCGCGCGAAATTTGTCAATTACTGGGCACGTCTCAGTGATGCTGACCGTGAAGCAGCGTTCCAGAGAGGGGCTCTTGCTCATCAGGCTGATGGGGCGCGTGCTCCTGTCTCAAGGTTGCTTCACATCGCTAAAACTGAAGCTATGGAGGATGATGTTGTTGCCCCTGAGTGCCTGATCGCTGAAGCAAAAATCTGGCGTGGTGTGGGTTAA
- the LOC123105397 gene encoding putative B3 domain-containing protein Os03g0621600 isoform X2 — protein MGISFGSCKLPDEQYYKHLDDEKKYFLVLMLGDFQDSMIIPEEVVRRLKGEIPGEIKLETRNGYGHTIVVAKNQEKLVLTVGWRQFIENYDLQIGDSLMFRYKGNSQFNVMTFDKLGREKALSVVLDPFLHRVQDKRNEAHEIGSSKKMDVPSERCKSRTEYHYANLDDEKKYFLVHMMGDFQQEMIIPEVFVQRFKGEFPREMILETQNCHSYVIGVAKNNGNLVLTVGWGKFVGTFGLEMGDTIVFRYIGNSRFNVIIFDELGCEKVSSVFVDPSPPPAQERRISATDTVKSSHFRPQAIQTQPFSIGKEMPMESPRLQMETDKSCQDKNTVISTSSCESSGDCFSSEEEYGVREDEEEYGVREVPGSNFTVRKKKVRLSSIQKEQLKDGYITVNKTKLTPAQKEVVKHKVHSIDSEIPIFAAVMRKSNLNSRFNLTFPRHYAKKYLREEPSMCLRRRERKWGVRFGENNGGNKLRIGWKQFVEGNKLKMGDICLFKLLTDERGTMTVFIIRAKFVNYWARLSDADREAAFQRGALAHQADGARAPVSRLLHIAKTEAMEDDVVAPECLIAEAKIWRGVG, from the exons ATGGGCATATCTTTTGGAAGCTGCAAGCTGCCGGATGAGCAATACTACAAGCATTTGGATGATGAAAAGAAGTATTTCTTGGTGCTTATGTTGGGTGATTTCCAAGATTCGATG ATAATCCCGGAAGAAGTTGTGCGGCGCTTGAAAGGTGAGATCCCAGGAGAGATCAAGCTAGAAACCCGAAATGGTTACGGTCACACTATTGTGGTTGCCAAGAACCAAGAAAAGCTTGTTCTTACAGTGGGTTGGCGGCAATTCATCGAAAACTATGATCTACAGATTGGTGATTccttaatgttcagatacaaaggGAACTCTCAGTTTAATGTCATGACCTTTGATAAGCTTGGTCGTGAAAAAGCATTATCAGTTGTTCTGGATCCTTTTTTGCATCGGGTCCAAGACAAGCGCAACGAGGCACATGAAATCGG GTCTTCTAAAAAGATGGATGTGCCTTCGGAAAGATGCAAGAGCCGGACTGAATATCACTACGCAAACTTGGATGATGAGAAGAAATATTTCTTGGTGCATATGATGGGCGATTTTCAACAGGAGATG ATCATCCCAGAAGTATTTGTTCAGCGCTTCAAGGGCGAATTCCCAAGAGAGATGATACTTGAAACACAAAATTGCCACAGTTACGTAATTGGAGTTGCCAAGAACAATGGAAATCTTGTCCTTACAGTGGGATGGGGGAAATTTGTTGGGACCTTTGGTCTAGAGATGGGTGACACCATAGTATTTAGATACATTGGGAACTCTCGATTTAATGTCATAATCTTTGATGAACTTGGCTGTGAGAAGGTATCATCAGTTTTTGTGGATCCTTCTCCACCTCCTGCGCAAGAAAGACGAATAAGTGCTACTGATACTGTGAAAAGTTCTCATTTTCGTCCTCAGGCCATACAAACGCAGCCATTTAGCATAGGGAAAGAGATGCCAATGGAGTCACCACGCCTCCAAATGGAAACGGACAAGTCATGTCAAGACAAGAACACCGTGATAAGTACTTCCTCCTGCGAGTCATCAG GAGATTGTttctcctctgaagaagaatatggagtacgtgaagatgaagaagaatatggagtacgtgaagtgcctgGTTCCAATTTCACCGTCAGGAAGAAGAAGGTCAGGCTATCTTCAattcagaaggagcagttgaaggatggttacattaccgtGAACAAGACCAAACTAACTCCAGCTCAGAAGGAAGTTGTGAAGCATAAGGTCCATTCCATAGACTCAGAGATCCCCATCTTTGCTGCTGTGATGCGCAAGTCTAACCTCAATTCAAGATTCaatctg ACTTTTCCCAGACACTATGCTAAGAAATATCTCAGAGAGGAGCCAAGCATGTGTCTTCGGCGGCGGGAAAGGAAGTGGGGGGTGCGGTTCGGTGAAAACAATGGTGGTAATAAGCTCAGGATCGGATGGAAGCAGTTTGTAGAAGGCAACAAGCTGAAGATGGGCGATATCTGCCTCTTTAAACTGTTGACCGATGAGAGGGGAACCATGACGGTCTTTATCATCCGCGCGAAATTTGTCAATTACTGGGCACGTCTCAGTGATGCTGACCGTGAAGCAGCGTTCCAGAGAGGGGCTCTTGCTCATCAGGCTGATGGGGCGCGTGCTCCTGTCTCAAGGTTGCTTCACATCGCTAAAACTGAAGCTATGGAGGATGATGTTGTTGCCCCTGAGTGCCTGATCGCTGAAGCAAAAATCTGGCGTGGTGTGGGTTAA
- the LOC123105399 gene encoding putative B3 domain-containing protein Os08g0325100: MCTSLERLNLWDEYRYKLLDDEEKHFLVLMLGDFRDAMIFPEELVWRFKCEIPGEIKLVSRKGYSHAIVVAKNQEKLVFTVGWRQFVGQYDLQMGDSLILKYNGNCQFDVIIFDKLGREKALSVVVDPFLPQVQENPNKAHEIGSSKKIDVPSERYKSWTEYHYTNLDDEKKYFLMVMMGDFQHEMIIPEEFVRRFKGEFRREMILEAKNRCSYIIAVAKNQEKLVLTVGWGIFVKTFGLEMGDTIVLRYNGNSQFSVIIFDKLGCEKALSVVDLFPPLVQERHTTVKSSHLHPQPIQMVLPESPPTKRQRHFQMEVDESCQGKITAINISSAEPSGESFSSEDNHGTRDVPGSNYILRKKKANLSSFLFEGDSFSSEDGHGGRDAIVKKEAKLTSAQKEQLNDGYITVRKTKLTSAQKEVVKQKVQSIHSEIPIFVAVMSKTNVDSGFFLTFSRYYANKYLGEEPHMDLQLLGKKWGVRFLDHRCDRKLGSGWRQFVEENNLKMGDICLFELLSNQKRTMEVYIIPANGYNYSAGVQNDVDQEALEGGSAALQREALAHHADGARDPDSILLRITN; the protein is encoded by the exons ATGTGCACGTCTTTAGAAAGATTGAACCTATGGGATGAGTATCGGTACAAACTTTTGGATGATGAGGAGAAACATTTCTTGGTGCTTATGTTGGGTGACTTCCGAGATGCGATG ATATTCCCAGAAGAACTTGTGTGGCGTTTCAAATGTGAGATCCCAGGAGAGATCAAGCTAGTAAGCCGAAAGGGTTATAGTCACGCTATTGTGGTTGCCAAGAACCAAGAAAAGCTTGTCTTTACAGTGGGTTGGAGGCAGTTTGTTGGACAGTATGATCTACAGATGGGTGATTCCTTAATACTAAAATACAATGGGAACTGCCAGTTTGATGTCATAATCTTTGATAAGCTTGGCCGTGAAAAAGCATTATCGGTTGTTGTGGATCCTTTTTTGCCTCAGGTCCAAGAAAATCCCAACAAGGCACATGAAATCGG ATCTTCTAAAAAGATAGATGTGCCTTCTGAAAGATACAAAAGCTGGACTGAATATCACTACACAAACTTGGATGATGAAAAGAAATATTTCTTAATGGTTATGATGGGTGATTTTCAACATGAGATG ATCATCCCAGAAGAATTTGTTCGGCGTTTCAAGGGCGAGTTCCGAAGAGAGATGATACTTGAAGCAAAAAACCGTTGCAGTTACATTATTGCAGTTGCCAAGAACCAAGAAAAGCTTGTCCTTACAGTGGGATGGGGCATATTCGTTAAAACCTTTGGTCTAGAGATGGGTGACACCATAGTACTCAGATACAATGGAAACTCCCAGTTTAGTGTCATAATCTTTGATAAACTTGGCTGTGAGAAGGCACTTTCAGTTGTGGATCTTTTTCCGCCTCTTGTGCAAGAAAGGCACACGACTGTGAAAAGTTCCCATTTACATCCTCAGCCCATACAAATGGTACTGCCAGAGTCACCACCAACGAAAAGGCAGCGGCACTTCCAAATGGAAGTGGACGAGTCATGTCAAGGCAAAATCACTGCAATAAATATTTCCTCCGCCGAGCCATCTG GAGAGTCTTTCTCCTCTGAAGATAACCATGGAACACGTGATGTGCCTGGTTCCAATTACATTCTCAGGAAGAAGAAGGCCAATCTATCTTCATTTCTTTTTGAAGGAGATTCTTTCTCCTCTGAAGATGGCCATGGAGGACGGGATGCCATTGTCAAGAAGGAGGCAAAattaacttcagctcagaaggagcagttgaatgACGGTTACATCACCGTGcgcaagaccaaactaacttcagctcagaaggaagTGGTGAAGCAGAAGGTCCAATCTATACACTCAGAGATCcccatctttgttgctgtgatgagCAAGACCAACGTTGATTCAGGATTTTTTCTG ACTTTCTCCAGGTACTATGCTAATAAATATCTTGGAGAGGAGCCGCACATGGATCTTCAGCTGCTTGGCAAGAAGTGGGGGGTGCGGTTCCTTGACCACCGTTGCGATAGAAAGCTTGGAAGTGGATGGAGACAGTTTGTAGAAGAAAACAATCTGAAGATGGGTGATATCTGCCTCTTCGAGCTGCTGAGCAATCAGAAGAGAACTATGGAGGTCTATATCATCCCTGCGAATGGTTACAATTACTCGGCAGGTGTCCAGAATGATGTGGACCAGGAAGCGCTCGAAGGTGGTTCAGCGGCGCTGCAGAGAGAGGCCCTTGCTCATCACGCGGATGGAGCGCGTGATCCTGACTCGATATTGCTTCGCATCACTAATTAA